In one window of Tenacibaculum mesophilum DNA:
- a CDS encoding formimidoylglutamase, whose translation MNIDFFSPIEDSVATSVVLQPSSVLGRTIQLHTVQDGFPDLTEVTIAILGVKDDRGAAGNLGSGKELHEIRKHLYQLFPGNWHTRIADLGNIEKGNTLEDTYFAVKSSVAFLLKKNILPVIIGGGQDLTYANYRAYDELEQTVNLVVVDSRFDLGSIEEELNSQSYLSRIVMEEPNNLFNFSNIGYQTYFNSQEEINLLDKLYFEAYRLGEVKNITLVEPIMRDADVVSVDIGSVRQSDAPANKNASPNGFYGEELCAVARYAGISDKVTSFGIYEYNSLLDLNHQTAKLIAQVIWYFIEGVNSRAKDYPFVTKESYQKFTVLLNDDDPINFYKSDKSGRWWMEINLISNNKHKRHALIPCNYRDYEQALQQKIPERWYKALQKLV comes from the coding sequence ATGAATATAGACTTCTTTTCCCCTATTGAAGATTCTGTAGCTACTAGTGTAGTTTTACAGCCTTCTTCTGTATTAGGAAGAACTATTCAACTACATACTGTTCAAGATGGTTTTCCAGATTTAACAGAAGTAACTATCGCAATTTTAGGGGTTAAAGATGATAGAGGAGCAGCAGGTAATTTAGGGAGTGGTAAAGAATTACACGAAATTCGTAAACATTTGTATCAATTATTTCCTGGTAACTGGCATACTCGTATAGCAGATCTCGGAAACATAGAGAAAGGAAATACATTAGAAGATACCTACTTTGCTGTTAAATCATCAGTAGCATTTTTACTAAAAAAAAATATACTTCCTGTAATAATTGGAGGAGGACAAGATTTAACTTACGCAAATTATAGAGCTTACGACGAACTAGAGCAAACAGTTAACTTAGTAGTTGTTGATAGTCGGTTTGATCTAGGCTCAATAGAAGAAGAATTAAACTCTCAATCTTATTTAAGTAGAATTGTAATGGAGGAACCTAATAATCTGTTTAACTTCAGTAATATAGGGTACCAAACCTACTTTAATTCTCAAGAAGAAATAAATCTATTAGATAAATTATATTTTGAAGCCTACAGATTAGGAGAAGTTAAAAACATAACATTGGTAGAGCCAATAATGCGTGACGCAGATGTTGTAAGCGTAGATATAGGCAGTGTACGTCAAAGCGATGCTCCTGCAAATAAAAATGCTTCGCCAAATGGATTTTATGGAGAAGAGTTATGTGCTGTTGCACGTTATGCAGGGATAAGTGATAAGGTAACATCTTTTGGAATATACGAGTACAATAGCCTTTTAGATTTAAATCATCAAACAGCAAAATTAATAGCTCAAGTAATTTGGTATTTCATAGAAGGAGTAAATTCAAGAGCTAAAGATTACCCATTTGTAACCAAAGAAAGTTACCAAAAGTTTACGGTACTTTTAAATGATGATGATCCAATAAACTTTTATAAGAGTGATAAAAGCGGTCGTTGGTGGATGGAAATAAATTTAATATCAAATAATAAACACAAAAGACATGCGTTAATACCATGTAACTATCGAGATTATGAACAAGCATTACAACAAAAAATACCAGAAAGGTGGTATAAGGCTTTGCAAAAGCTTGTTTAA